In Spinacia oleracea cultivar Varoflay chromosome 5, BTI_SOV_V1, whole genome shotgun sequence, a single window of DNA contains:
- the LOC110800722 gene encoding uncharacterized protein At1g05835 gives MEEQSSAMFKLLFCSSLVVIAFLLPHTHGKDTISRCVKNVPSVKQTQVGKGKYRVDVKNNCGTCPVIDVHVKCGNFSQSEVDPKLFKVLKFDDCVVNYGLPLLPLQIISFNYTHPTKYPLHPNTWYFQCE, from the exons atggaAGAACAATCTTCAGCCATGTTCAAGCTCCTCTTCTGTTCCTCTCTTGTTGTCATCGCCTTTCTCCTACCTCATACTCATG GTAAAGACACAATAAGTAGGTGTGTGAAGAATGTACCAAGTGTAAAACAGACTCAAGTTGGGAAAGGAAAGTATAGAGTAGACGTGAAGAACAACTGTGGAACATGCCCGGTAATCGATGTCCATGTGAAATGTGGCAACTTCTCACAATCAGAGGTTGATCCAAAGCTGTTTAAGGTGCTCAAGTTTGATGATTGTGTGGTTAATTATGGATTACCATTACTTCCACTTCAGATTATCTCTTTTAACTACACTCACCCTACTAAGTACCCTTTGCACCCCAACACTTGGTACTTTCAGTGTGAGtga